ATAATATTCTCGACACTCAAAGGCGTCCAGAAATCTGTGTTGGTGGGAATTTTGAATATAGTTCAGCCTAATACCACATCAAAAAGCGTCCAAATCTTTCCAAATTTTTTGTATAATTTTCTTCCCAcctatttatatatataatatacacTATATTcatcataattaaaattaaagaaataagatCAATGAAAcctgaattttgaataattggtaTCCGATCAATGTAACATTTAAATTAACTTATACAAATCTAGAAGTACATAGTTAAAATCCATCATACACGATAATGTTACTAATTATCCATAGTACATGATAAAGTTACTAACCAAATTCCATAGTATATAAATGTTACTAACTAAATAGTCCAAAATATCATAAAAAATACAAATTGTATCTACTATAACCTAGAAAAACTAGGATCTAATAGTGATAGTAACTTATACGAAGCTCAAGTGTCCTTGCCTTCCTTCTCATGTTGCTCCTTACACTCCTCTTGTTGAGGGCTGTCGGGCCTTGCCTTGATCTTCTCAAGAAAACTTTGGAGAAGAAGAAAGCTTCAACGCTCCCTGGACGatcttcaaagaaaaaaaaacaaaatgaagtaAATGCCAAGACAGTTTAATTCCATGTCTATGACAACATTTTACAGAAAACAACTAGCCCTTTTAAAATGATGGGGGAGGAGAGAGCGTGAGGGTCACTGAACCAACAaaacaacacatacaaaattacCATTTCAATAACGAATCAAGTCAAAGAATTCAAACAATAAGCACAGGCTCAGAGCTCCTCACATCTCCAAGACTCTTAGAGCTGCTTACAGTACTTTTGTTATTGCCAGAGCTGCTTACAGTACAATTGTTATTGCCATATTCTCTACTAAGAGAATAACTGTATTGTTGGAAAAACTCCAATAGTACCCAGCATCTCTAGTATCATTCAAGGTTTTTCTTCCCCATTTTAGCTTTAATTGTTTTATTTAACTATTTTGAAAGAGGGGGTGGAGAAATGGAAAGATGATAAATATACATACCAATTATGGTCTGGAATCTGAATCTGCAACAAACAGGATTCTTATTTTCCATGTAATTCGCATGCTAAAGAATTCTGACAAAGTAGTCTACCCCCATCTGGCTACCCAAAGTGTTTTGGGTATTTCATTCACAGCCATATATACTACATCTAGGTGGCATATGCATCTCAATCATGCCATCAAGAAAATATATTCAGAAATATCAATGACCCTGAGCAAAAGGTCTTTATTACAATTGCTTGTCTTGTTTCACACTCCATTTAGATACCTCCACCAAGGCCAACCACAAAGCACTTCAAAGTCTAGACTATGCTTACACTCAATAAACCAAGAACCAATGCAAATAGAACTTTATAATACGGGATGACGACTAAAGATACGATTTGTCATCAAGAGATTCCAcccattttgtagtagtgatctGGAAGAAAGAAGAACGAGGAGTTACTTACCTGTTCTGGCATTTTAACATTGTATCTACCACTACAAATAATTACCCTTTTGAGTTCCATTCCTAAGACTTGTTTTGTGCACAATCTAGAACTTCCTGTATGAACTTTATCTAGAGGTTGAGAAAATAAACCATCAGCATCTAAAACACTCTCATCTACCATGTATTTCATATTATCTAGAAATATGCCCTTATATTTCGCAAGTAAAATTATACAACATAATCAAGACACGGTATTGCAATTAACATGTGACCCTTTGTGCATGCGCAGAAACCCGTTATATTGCCTTCAAATTTAATTTGTTCACAGTATGCCAATTAAGATAACCAATCAATCAAATCTTGCAATGGAGATTGTCAAACCATGTTCAAAGTAAAAGTTTAAATCATCTAGACAAATGAGACTAAGTCGAGTTTCGCTTTTTACTGAACACGGAGCTACAAAGTAACAATGTACAGTGAACCATACATCTAAATGAAAAAGCCAACCTACATATGAACTAAAGCAAAGCATAACAGTAATATCAATATATAGATAATATATGTGACTTTAAACAATAAATATCTTAGTACTTGACCATATATAGATAGAAAAAACAGACTTACCCAAGCTATTATAGCTAATGGAATCATCATTCATATTAAAATACTCTATTGAACTAACCTTGAAATTATAACATGTTACTCTACCAAATATCCAACTTCCAGGTCAAAGATATGGCAGTTCAATCAGAAGGAAACTTAAATAGAGAAAAATTCAGGATAACGAAAGAGGATTAGTAATTTGTCCTCACAAGGACCAACAATTACATTAGAGTATGAGATTAAGAAACCCACTAGTGGTACAACTTAATCATGATAACAAAGAGGTCAATGGACTATATAACACTCACCCCATATGGTTTCCGCCACTAGCCTTTTTGGTCCAGGAGCTCAACATTGGCTTCATAATCATCAAGGCGAAATCATCGAATCTGTGTATGATGTTCCAATGAAGGCAACAGTAAAGTGAGCCAACTCAATATCATCATCAATTATTCTAACCTGATTTCATACAAAAACACAGATATGCACACATAAAAACTATGTTAAGGAGAAAGTTAAATACTACTTCAAACAACTATATAAAGTACTAAAGAAATATACACGCACCTCCGAACCAGTGAATGAGGTTGGTTCCTGGACAACTAATTGAGCAACGATGGTTGGATCTGTTGAAaactttgtaaaaaaaaattctacaAGCGCTACAGCATCCTCGTCTTTAACAACTCCAGAGGCGACAATGACCTAAAATTTCCAGCACCCTCTAAAGTATCAGCAACAACGAATCAAAATTTTATCTCTATAAACATAATTTTGTAAGAGCATAACATCATGGAGATGAGTTTTAGTGATACTCTTGACATTCTCAGCAGGTCCAACAATGGTTCTCCCCTGAGGAGTGTACTGGAAAGCTCTTGCATGCAAATGATCAAAGATCATTTCTTTCAACCTATACCAGAAACAAAACCACATATCAAATAAACTTTAACAATTAAATATACCCACAGTGTGTAGTTACAACCCCAACAAAATATAAATACCCAAATTCAACTAATGAGCATTTATGAcctgatagaacaatcagaagtaagttgtgtttacttttcaaGAAGGCGATTACATGTTTGCATTATCGTTTCTAAATTAGATTGAGTTAAATCCTTGCTCAGTCTAAAGGACTCGTACATGAATAAATAGACTCCGATAagttgatttaatattttacccaAACTACAACTACAAAGTGATCTAATTTTCAatcacaaaagaaaaaaaactacgACTATATGTCCTTCAGTTAATTCACCTAGACAAGCTATTTT
This Spinacia oleracea cultivar Varoflay chromosome 6, BTI_SOV_V1, whole genome shotgun sequence DNA region includes the following protein-coding sequences:
- the LOC110781574 gene encoding probable mitochondrial-processing peptidase subunit beta, mitochondrial codes for the protein MIFDHLHARAFQYTPQGRTIVGPAENVKSITKTHLHDVIVASGVVKDEDAVALVEFFFTKFSTDPTIVAQLVVQEPTSFTGSEVRIIDDDIELAHFTVAFIGTSYTDSMISP